In a genomic window of Scyliorhinus torazame isolate Kashiwa2021f chromosome 5, sScyTor2.1, whole genome shotgun sequence:
- the LOC140418683 gene encoding uncharacterized protein isoform X2, producing MEGKSIIHSGEKPYMCCVCGRGFSQSSGFMKHQCSHTENKSWKCAHCGKGFTSPSKLETHRRSHTGERPFTCSKCGKGFTKLSHLLRHQRIHTGERPFTCCKCEKGFTDSSALQTHQRIHTGERPFTCSQCGKGFTQSSSLSTHQRVHSRERPFTCSECGKGFSNLSNLLRHQRVHTDERPFQCPDCGKCYKGSGDLMRHQRVHTDESPFRCSHCGTGFRHSSNLTVHQRIHTGERPYTCSKCGKGFTQSSDLQKHQRVHTGARPFTCSECGKGFTLSSNLQKHQRVHTGARPFTCSQCGKGFTQSSHLLSHQIGHK from the coding sequence atggaaggaaaaagcatcattcacagtggggagaaaccatacatgtgttgtgtgtgtggacgaggattcagtcaatcatcaggctTCATGAAACaccaatgcagtcacactgagaacAAATCCTGGAAATGTGcgcactgtgggaaaggattcacttccccatccaagctggaaactcatcgacgcagccacactggagagagaccattcacctgttccaagtgtgggaagggattcactaagttatcccacctgctgagacaccagcgaattcacactggggagagaccattcacctgctgcaagtgtgagaagggattcactgactcatcggccctgcagacacaccagcgaattcacactggggagagaccattcacctgctcccagtgtgggaagggattcactcagtcatccagtctgtccacacaccagcgagttcactctagggagagaccattcacctgctcagagtgtgggaaaggatttagtaatttgtccaacctgctgagacaccagcgagttcacactgatgagagaccatttcaatgtccagactgcgggaagtgctataaaggttctggggatctgatgcgccatcaacgtgttcacactgacgagagtccgttcaggtgctctcactgtgggactggtttCAGGCActcatctaacctcactgtacatcagcgaattcacactggggagaggccatacacctgctccaagtgtgggaagggattcactcagtcatctgacctgcagaagcaccagcgagttcacactggggcgaggccattcacctgctccgagtgcgggaagggattcactctgtcatccaacctgcagaagcaccagcgagttcacactggggcgaggccattcacctgctcccagtgtgggaagggattcactcagtcatcccacctgctgagtcaccaaatAGGCCATAAGTAA